A window of Magnolia sinica isolate HGM2019 chromosome 13, MsV1, whole genome shotgun sequence genomic DNA:
TGCCTTCTCCTCATTCCCCAGAACTAATTCCACGTTCTTCCTGCAACAAACAATCTCCAAAAGCATTACACCGAAGCTGTACACATCGACCTTGGACGTGATCGGCATGTTCTTGTACCATTCCGGTGCAACATAACCTCTGGTGCCTCGGAAGCCTGTGCTTGTTCGGGTCTGGTCTGTCCTCAATAGCTTTGCCAATCCAAAATCAGAAATCTTGGCCATTAGATTATCATCTAGAAGTATGTTTTGAGGCTTTACATCGCAATGTATGATCTGGGAGCTGCATTCTTCATGTAAGTACCTGAGCCCTCTTGCAATCCCGAACGCCATCTTCAACCGTTGATTCCAGGTGGGCTTTGAGGTCCCAAAGAGCAAGCTTGCCAAGGATCCATTGCTCATGAACTCATACACCAGAAGACGGTGGGCCCCCTCGTTGCAGAATCCAAGCAATTGGACTAGATTCTTATGATGGGTCCGGCCGATCGCTCCCACTTCCGTCTTCAATTCCTTCTCGCCCTCTTCTATAACTCTCTCGAGCTTCTTGACTGCAACGGAAGTAGCCATGGAATCTAATTGCATAGTTCCTTTATAAACAGTGCCAAAAGCGCCCCTACCCAATTCTTCCTTGAACCCATCTGTCGCTTCTTCCAACTCTCTGTAAGTAAAAGACCGCAAATTTGATCGCAGCATATTTGGATTCCGTTGAACTTTCCGCGATTTCTTATGGTATCTGTACCAAACATACAGAGAAATAACTAATGAGAATGCGACGTTGAGAAACATGGAGCTGCCTAGAAGCATTGATCCAACGAGGATCGTCGTCTCTTGATCTTTCTCCTTCGgttctggaagaagaagaagctgtgAATAATTCGCTTTTAATACTTTAATGAGAGATTTTCTACTGGAACTAGGAGTTATCCTCCCATTCGTGAGAGGAAACCTCTTCTTCCAACAGCTCCTGTCACGGAAGAGGGCAAGCGTACAGCGACAATCATCTAAGCAAGAATCTCTACATTCATCCTCAGTTACGGAATCCAGCATTTCGTAGTCATGCCCAGGAAAATCCAAATCCTCCTTCTCCCACAGTGTAAACAAATCCCTCCTCCTCGACGGATCAAGCTTGCAAGCTTGTACAACATCATCCGGCTTGCAACCTTTGAATTTATTACTCTCATCGAAGAAGGAAAACCCAGGAGGGCACTGGCAGACAGCCCATCTATCATTGTCTAGGCTGCAATAGCTGTTAAATCCACAAGCACC
This region includes:
- the LOC131222404 gene encoding G-type lectin S-receptor-like serine/threonine-protein kinase LECRK3; amino-acid sequence: MASALSHLLFFFFLLFLPLSTTGQTGPNISLGSSLSANSENSSWVSPSGDFAFGFYPIAKGNFFLLAIWFDKIPEKTMVWLANRDNPVQQGSTAQLTKDGRLVLKDHQGRLIWEPKSINGSVSYAAMLDTGNFILSSSDSVVRWGSFDELSDTILPTQVLNFGGKLSSRLTETNYSIGRFELRFLPDGNLVLNRLALPTGNAYEAYYRSNTYLSGYQVIFNQSGYIYVLQRNQSILNLTPTSLVLTEDYYHRATLDIDGTFRQYKYPKAGASDRSGSAVWSVVWSAPDNICTAVQIRINGSGACGFNSYCSLDNDRWAVCQCPPGFSFFDESNKFKGCKPDDVVQACKLDPSRRRDLFTLWEKEDLDFPGHDYEMLDSVTEDECRDSCLDDCRCTLALFRDRSCWKKRFPLTNGRITPSSSRKSLIKVLKANYSQLLLLPEPKEKDQETTILVGSMLLGSSMFLNVAFSLVISLYVWYRYHKKSRKVQRNPNMLRSNLRSFTYRELEEATDGFKEELGRGAFGTVYKGTMQLDSMATSVAVKKLERVIEEGEKELKTEVGAIGRTHHKNLVQLLGFCNEGAHRLLVYEFMSNGSLASLLFGTSKPTWNQRLKMAFGIARGLRYLHEECSSQIIHCDVKPQNILLDDNLMAKISDFGLAKLLRTDQTRTSTGFRGTRGYVAPEWYKNMPITSKVDVYSFGVMLLEIVCCRKNVELVLGNEEKAVLTDWAYGCYRRGRLDMLLMDDRDAMEDMKRVERLVKLGIWCIQEEPSLRPCMKKVTQILEGAVEVSVPPHPSSFISSLS